Proteins encoded together in one Corynebacterium liangguodongii window:
- a CDS encoding response regulator, with product MIETINVLLVDDNPLVLSSFRHYFNTTDDIVVVAAASNGEEALGALETNDVDVILADIHMPTMDGPTLLERIHERETRPVFIAVTAFDSDRTMMRILRNGGAGYVLKSERPQVLIDAVRASIDGGMVVSPHAMTRLVGHMRDESEVSGRVDPIGEALKLQTLTKSERKILVLLCQGMSNSDIARELGFSESTVKKYVSSIIEQFGATSRLNLVVKVLNAEY from the coding sequence ATGATCGAAACCATCAACGTCCTCCTCGTTGATGACAACCCCTTGGTGCTGAGCTCGTTTCGGCACTACTTCAACACCACCGATGACATCGTCGTGGTCGCGGCAGCGTCCAACGGCGAAGAGGCTCTAGGCGCGCTCGAGACCAATGACGTCGACGTCATCCTCGCGGACATTCATATGCCCACGATGGATGGCCCGACGCTGCTCGAGCGCATCCACGAGCGAGAGACACGTCCAGTGTTCATCGCCGTCACGGCGTTCGACTCCGACCGCACGATGATGCGCATCCTCCGCAATGGGGGTGCAGGCTACGTGCTCAAGAGCGAGCGCCCGCAGGTGCTTATCGACGCCGTGCGTGCCTCCATCGATGGCGGAATGGTCGTCTCCCCTCACGCCATGACCCGGCTCGTCGGGCATATGCGCGATGAAAGCGAGGTCTCCGGGCGAGTCGACCCAATCGGCGAGGCACTCAAGCTGCAAACGCTCACCAAATCGGAGCGGAAGATCCTCGTGCTGCTGTGCCAGGGCATGTCTAACTCGGACATTGCACGCGAGCTCGGCTTCTCCGAATCCACGGTGAAGAAGTACGTCTCGAGCATCATCGAGCAGTTCGGTGCGACTTCCCGCCTCAACTTAGTGGTGAAGGTGCTCAACGCCGAGTACTAG
- a CDS encoding sensor histidine kinase, with the protein MAHTLPGPLSYPRRIGFNWIVAAVGILAIALSAVVSQTTIPQLALNVTAVAIVALAQRRPIAMGIAMVVLFTFMSAFAEFRNPVIVLSAPFLATFMALGGRSRFALAVEIYLCFITVTSPFTNQWIPYDWNGTVIYSVMLAAGLWAGIYFRSQRNQHAEYQRRLREDMETRKETLTRALHDSVATTLTSVVMRAETLALTSSGEPKTQETAEFIADEARQAMQEVRLLLELVRDDGLLTETSVSRSVSDQISVTARLLRSHGFDVRGDESSACVGKRFPPGFEKAFAELATNAIKYAVRGSIITLCVGCSDESLRFRMTNEIEPRPTARHMTSGIGLTETKRLVVRHRGEFWAGKRDGQWVVEFEIPSPAEETTPKRVET; encoded by the coding sequence CGGCTTCAACTGGATTGTCGCGGCGGTCGGCATCCTCGCGATCGCGCTGTCGGCCGTCGTCTCCCAGACCACTATTCCACAGCTGGCGCTCAACGTCACCGCCGTGGCAATAGTCGCCCTGGCCCAGCGCCGCCCCATCGCCATGGGGATCGCCATGGTGGTCCTGTTTACGTTTATGTCCGCCTTCGCGGAGTTTAGAAACCCCGTCATCGTCTTGTCCGCACCATTCCTCGCCACATTCATGGCGCTTGGCGGGCGGTCCCGGTTCGCCCTAGCGGTTGAGATCTACCTGTGTTTCATCACGGTTACCAGCCCATTTACAAACCAATGGATTCCGTACGACTGGAACGGCACGGTGATCTACTCTGTCATGCTCGCCGCTGGCCTGTGGGCGGGCATATATTTCCGTAGCCAGCGCAACCAGCACGCTGAGTACCAGCGCCGCCTACGCGAGGACATGGAGACGAGGAAGGAAACTCTCACCCGCGCGCTCCATGATTCCGTGGCTACCACCCTCACCTCCGTTGTCATGCGCGCCGAGACCCTCGCGCTCACCTCGTCCGGAGAGCCCAAGACCCAAGAGACCGCGGAATTCATCGCGGACGAGGCGCGCCAGGCCATGCAGGAGGTGCGTCTCTTGCTCGAGCTCGTACGAGACGATGGCCTGCTCACCGAAACCTCGGTATCCCGCAGCGTGTCCGACCAGATCAGCGTGACCGCCCGGCTCCTGCGCAGCCACGGCTTCGACGTCCGGGGAGACGAGAGCTCGGCGTGCGTCGGCAAGCGGTTCCCTCCCGGGTTTGAAAAGGCATTCGCGGAGCTGGCCACCAACGCAATCAAGTACGCCGTGCGAGGCTCCATCATCACCCTGTGCGTGGGCTGTTCGGACGAGTCGCTGCGCTTTCGCATGACCAACGAGATCGAGCCGCGACCCACCGCGCGCCACATGACCTCCGGCATCGGCCTGACAGAGACGAAGCGGTTGGTCGTACGCCACCGCGGCGAGTTTTGGGCAGGCAAGCGCGACGGCCAGTGGGTCGTCGAGTTCGAGATACCTTCCCCCGCAGAGGAGACTACCCCCAAAAGGGTGGAGACCTAA